The following are encoded together in the Thermomonas brevis genome:
- a CDS encoding FAD-dependent oxidoreductase, with the protein MNRRGVLDAVVVGGGVVGAAAALALAREGLQVALVEARAPEPWRREARDLRVFAFAPDNAALLAELGVWERIAATRAQPYRGMHVWDAAGGAPLAFGADALGQPQLGWIVENGLLVDALWNALPAAGVRVHCPARVETLEQDAAGVRVGLDDGLVLDARLAIAADGGHSALRKLAGIEAKAHDYGQRGLVAFVASEEPHRDTCWQRFLPTGPVALLPFADDGEAGLRGRLGSIVWTLPDAEAQRLLDAPPAQFVRELSAAFGGELDGFTLQSARAAFPLRRQLAQRQVEGRVLLAGDAAHVMHPLAGQGVNHGLRDVSALRAMLRDAQAKGGDIASPTRLARWARTRRSENALGAHAFETINRVFSNDALLPTLLRGHALGLAGRMPPLVRALWRHAAGI; encoded by the coding sequence ATGAACCGCCGCGGCGTGCTGGATGCGGTGGTCGTGGGCGGCGGCGTGGTCGGCGCGGCCGCCGCGCTGGCGCTGGCCCGCGAAGGCTTGCAAGTAGCTTTGGTCGAAGCGCGCGCGCCCGAGCCGTGGCGGCGCGAGGCGCGCGACCTGCGCGTGTTCGCGTTCGCGCCCGACAACGCCGCGCTGCTCGCCGAACTGGGCGTGTGGGAGCGGATCGCGGCGACGCGCGCGCAGCCGTACCGCGGCATGCACGTGTGGGACGCGGCCGGCGGCGCGCCGCTGGCCTTCGGCGCCGATGCGCTGGGCCAGCCGCAGTTGGGCTGGATCGTCGAGAACGGCCTGCTGGTGGATGCGTTGTGGAACGCCCTGCCGGCGGCCGGCGTGCGCGTGCACTGCCCGGCGCGGGTCGAAACGCTGGAACAGGATGCGGCCGGCGTGCGCGTGGGTCTGGACGATGGATTGGTGTTGGACGCGCGTCTCGCCATCGCCGCCGACGGCGGGCATTCGGCGCTGCGCAAACTGGCCGGCATCGAGGCCAAGGCGCACGACTACGGACAGCGCGGATTGGTGGCCTTCGTCGCCAGCGAGGAACCGCATCGCGACACCTGCTGGCAGCGCTTCCTGCCGACAGGTCCGGTGGCATTGCTGCCGTTCGCAGACGATGGCGAGGCTGGCCTGCGCGGCCGCCTCGGGTCGATCGTGTGGACGCTGCCGGACGCCGAGGCGCAGCGCCTGCTGGACGCGCCGCCGGCGCAGTTCGTGCGCGAGCTCTCGGCGGCCTTCGGCGGCGAACTGGACGGTTTCACGCTGCAATCCGCACGCGCCGCGTTCCCGCTGCGCCGGCAGCTTGCGCAGCGCCAGGTCGAAGGCCGCGTGCTGCTGGCGGGCGACGCTGCGCACGTGATGCACCCGCTGGCCGGGCAAGGCGTGAACCACGGCCTGCGCGACGTCTCCGCGCTGCGGGCGATGCTGCGCGACGCGCAGGCGAAGGGCGGCGATATCGCATCGCCCACTCGGCTGGCGCGCTGGGCGCGCACGCGCCGCAGCGAGAACGCGCTGGGCGCACATGCGTTCGAGACGATCAACCGGGTGTTCAGCAACGATGCGCTGCTGCCGACGCTGCTGCGTGGCCATGCGCTGGGACTGGCCGGGCGCATGCCGCCGCTGGTGCGCGCGCTGTGGCGTCACGCGGCGGGAATCTGA
- a CDS encoding EF-hand domain-containing protein, protein MKRRSLLPISFLASVAFSSIGAHAQQTTGTTTFRDAAGNPVTVTSRHAAPAQEDLHAEFAALDTNGDGSVSPREARADKYLARSFRLLDTDRDGRLRFEELREWLDD, encoded by the coding sequence ATGAAGCGTCGCTCCCTTCTTCCGATTTCGTTCCTGGCCTCCGTCGCCTTCTCGTCCATTGGCGCGCATGCGCAGCAGACCACCGGCACGACCACTTTCCGGGACGCAGCCGGCAATCCCGTAACCGTCACTTCGCGCCATGCAGCACCCGCGCAGGAAGACCTGCATGCGGAATTCGCCGCGCTCGATACCAATGGCGACGGCAGCGTCAGCCCGCGCGAGGCGCGCGCGGACAAATACCTGGCGCGCAGCTTCCGACTGCTCGATACCGACCGAGACGGCCGCCTGCGGTTCGAGGAACTGCGGGAATGGCTGGACGATTGA
- the rlmM gene encoding 23S rRNA (cytidine(2498)-2'-O)-methyltransferase RlmM codes for MDGLLCYCRQGFEPELAAELTDRAAQAGIAGWARTERDSGFVVFACEDADALNRALPFSTLIFARQKLRLIAELRGLDPKDRIAPMLDALPPARGAGQAPLYGELVMEHPDSDAGKPLAGLARSLGNALRPALRKAHLLSSQDSKRLPRLHVCFVDGDHAFLATSAPADSAPWPLGIPRLRMHADAPSRSALKLEEALLVLLDEEERARLLKEGMVAADLGAAPGGWTWVLTRNRLRVTSVDNGPLRQHVLDSGMVQHLRADGFGWQPPHPLDWMVCDMVEQPRRVAERMATWLREGWCRQTIFNLKLPMKKRWQETQLCLDLFAQQAQRPLTIRAKQLYHDREEITVFAMPAKP; via the coding sequence ATTGACGGCCTGCTCTGCTACTGCCGCCAGGGCTTCGAGCCGGAACTCGCGGCGGAACTGACCGACCGCGCCGCGCAGGCCGGCATCGCCGGCTGGGCGCGCACCGAGCGCGACAGCGGCTTCGTGGTGTTCGCCTGTGAGGACGCGGATGCGCTCAACCGTGCGCTGCCGTTCTCCACGCTGATCTTCGCGCGACAGAAGCTGCGATTGATCGCCGAGCTGCGCGGACTCGACCCGAAGGACCGCATCGCGCCGATGCTGGACGCATTGCCGCCTGCCCGCGGCGCGGGACAAGCGCCGCTCTACGGCGAACTGGTGATGGAGCATCCGGACAGCGACGCCGGCAAGCCGCTGGCGGGGCTGGCGCGCAGCCTCGGCAACGCGCTGCGCCCGGCGCTGCGCAAGGCCCATCTACTCAGTTCGCAGGACAGCAAGCGGCTGCCGCGCCTGCATGTCTGCTTCGTCGATGGCGACCACGCCTTCCTCGCCACCAGCGCACCCGCCGACAGCGCGCCGTGGCCGCTCGGCATTCCGCGCCTGCGCATGCACGCCGACGCGCCCTCGCGCTCCGCGCTGAAGCTCGAGGAAGCGCTGCTGGTGCTGCTGGACGAGGAGGAACGCGCGCGCCTGCTGAAGGAAGGCATGGTGGCCGCCGACCTCGGCGCCGCGCCCGGCGGCTGGACCTGGGTGCTGACCCGCAACCGGCTGCGCGTGACCTCGGTCGACAACGGCCCGCTGCGCCAGCACGTGCTGGACAGCGGCATGGTGCAGCACCTGCGTGCCGACGGATTCGGCTGGCAACCTCCGCACCCGCTGGACTGGATGGTCTGCGACATGGTCGAACAGCCGCGTCGCGTCGCCGAACGCATGGCGACCTGGCTGCGCGAAGGCTGGTGCCGGCAGACGATCTTCAACCTCAAGCTGCCGATGAAGAAGCGCTGGCAGGAGACGCAGCTGTGCCTCGATCTGTTCGCGCAGCAGGCGCAAAGGCCACTGACGATCCGCGCGAAGCAGCTCTATCACGACCGCGAGGAAATCACGGTGTTCGCCATGCCGGCGAAGCCCTGA
- a CDS encoding nucleoside deaminase translates to MPMSMPLPAQLHITLPVWVLELDVAGRDFASDAAKVAFAIELSKRNIEAGSGGPFGAAVFNRHDLLVAVGVNRVVRQSCSLAHAETMAYMLAQQRLQRFRLNEDGPMTLATSAQPCCQCYGATMWAGIDRLLIGARSEDVETLTEFDEGPLPADWIGELHKRGIEVVRDLEREAARAVLKSYGELGGPNY, encoded by the coding sequence ATGCCGATGTCGATGCCGCTTCCCGCGCAACTGCACATCACCCTGCCGGTCTGGGTGCTGGAACTGGACGTCGCCGGCCGCGACTTCGCAAGCGACGCCGCCAAGGTCGCGTTCGCCATCGAATTGTCGAAGCGCAACATCGAAGCGGGCAGCGGCGGCCCGTTCGGCGCGGCGGTGTTCAACCGGCACGACCTGCTGGTGGCCGTCGGCGTCAACCGCGTGGTGCGCCAGAGCTGCTCGCTGGCGCACGCCGAAACCATGGCCTACATGCTGGCGCAGCAGCGCCTGCAACGCTTCCGCCTCAACGAGGACGGCCCGATGACGCTGGCGACCTCGGCCCAGCCCTGCTGCCAGTGCTACGGCGCGACCATGTGGGCCGGCATCGACCGCCTGCTGATCGGCGCGCGCAGCGAGGACGTCGAAACGCTGACCGAATTCGACGAAGGTCCGCTGCCGGCGGACTGGATCGGCGAATTGCACAAGCGCGGGATCGAGGTCGTGCGCGACCTCGAACGCGAGGCCGCCCGCGCGGTGCTCAAGAGCTACGGCGAACTGGGCGGGCCGAATTATTGA
- a CDS encoding glutamine--tRNA ligase/YqeY domain fusion protein: MSSNPAPTAADAPVRTDFIRQIVRDDLASGKHAAIKTRFPPEPNGYLHIGHAKAICLDFGVAAEFGGVCNLRLDDTNPAKEDPEYVRAIQDDVRWLGFDWNSLRHASDYFGVLYLAAEKLIRQGDAFVCDLSADEVRAYRGTLTEPGRNSPYRERSAEENLDLFRRMRAGEFADGARTLRAKIDMASGNINLRDPALYRIKHVEHQNTGNDWPIYPMYDYAHSLSDAIEGITHSLCTLEFEDHRPLYDWCVDKVDLAHNPDLLEPLLAHGLPKEAGKPRQIEFSRLNFNYLVMSKRKLLAMVEDKLVDGWDDPRMPTLQGIRRRGYTPSALKLMVERVGISKQNSLLDISILEGALRDDLDAHAPRRMAVIDPLKIVLTNLDDAHEESLTFSNHPKDAAQGERAIPFSRELWIEREDFEEIPPPGFKRLTVGGDVRLRGAGIIRCDEALKDAAGNIVELRCTLDPESRPGMEGANRKVKGTIHWVSAKHAVAAQVRLYDRLFTVPNPDTDEDGKTYRDYLNPDSRRVVTGYVEPAAALATPEQGFQFERLGYFVADRYDHKADAPVFNRSVTLRDTWTQKG; this comes from the coding sequence GTGTCCTCGAACCCTGCCCCGACCGCCGCCGACGCCCCCGTCCGCACCGACTTCATCCGCCAGATCGTCCGCGACGACCTGGCCAGCGGCAAGCACGCCGCGATCAAGACCCGTTTCCCGCCGGAGCCGAACGGCTACCTGCACATCGGCCATGCCAAGGCGATCTGCCTGGACTTCGGCGTGGCGGCGGAGTTCGGCGGCGTCTGCAACCTGCGGCTGGACGACACCAATCCGGCCAAGGAAGACCCCGAGTACGTGCGCGCCATCCAAGATGACGTGCGCTGGCTGGGCTTCGACTGGAACAGCTTGCGCCACGCCTCCGACTACTTCGGCGTGCTGTATCTGGCCGCCGAGAAGCTGATCCGGCAGGGCGACGCCTTCGTCTGCGACCTGTCCGCCGACGAAGTGCGCGCCTATCGCGGCACGTTGACCGAACCGGGCCGCAATTCCCCCTACCGCGAGCGCAGCGCCGAGGAAAACCTCGACCTGTTCCGCCGCATGCGCGCGGGCGAGTTCGCCGACGGCGCGCGCACCCTGCGCGCCAAGATCGACATGGCCAGCGGCAACATCAACCTGCGCGACCCGGCGCTGTACCGGATCAAGCACGTCGAACACCAGAACACCGGCAACGACTGGCCGATCTACCCGATGTACGACTACGCGCATTCGCTCAGCGACGCCATCGAAGGCATCACCCATTCGCTGTGCACGCTGGAGTTCGAGGATCACCGCCCGCTGTACGACTGGTGCGTGGACAAGGTCGATCTGGCGCACAACCCCGACCTGCTGGAACCGCTGCTCGCGCACGGCCTGCCGAAGGAAGCCGGCAAGCCGCGCCAGATCGAGTTCTCGCGGCTGAACTTCAACTACCTCGTGATGAGCAAGCGCAAGCTGCTGGCGATGGTGGAAGACAAGCTGGTCGATGGCTGGGACGACCCGCGCATGCCGACCTTGCAGGGCATCCGCCGCCGCGGCTACACGCCGTCGGCGCTGAAGCTAATGGTGGAGCGCGTCGGCATCAGCAAGCAGAACTCGCTGCTCGATATTTCCATCCTCGAAGGCGCGCTGCGCGACGACCTCGACGCGCACGCGCCGCGCCGGATGGCGGTGATCGACCCGCTGAAAATCGTGCTGACCAATCTCGACGACGCGCACGAAGAGTCGCTCACGTTCTCGAATCATCCCAAGGACGCGGCGCAGGGCGAACGCGCGATCCCGTTCTCGCGCGAGCTGTGGATCGAGCGCGAGGACTTCGAGGAAATCCCGCCACCCGGCTTCAAGCGCCTGACCGTCGGCGGCGACGTGCGCCTGCGCGGCGCCGGCATCATCCGCTGCGACGAAGCGCTGAAGGACGCCGCCGGCAACATCGTCGAACTGCGCTGCACCCTCGATCCCGAATCGCGCCCCGGCATGGAGGGCGCGAACCGCAAGGTGAAGGGCACCATCCACTGGGTCAGCGCGAAGCACGCAGTGGCGGCGCAGGTTCGCCTGTACGACCGCCTGTTCACCGTGCCGAACCCGGATACCGACGAGGACGGCAAGACCTACCGCGACTACCTCAATCCGGACTCGCGCCGCGTCGTCACCGGCTACGTCGAACCGGCCGCCGCGCTGGCCACACCGGAGCAGGGCTTCCAGTTCGAGCGCCTCGGCTACTTCGTTGCCGACCGCTACGATCACAAGGCCGACGCGCCGGTGTTCAACCGCAGCGTGACCCTGCGCGACACCTGGACGCAGAAGGGCTGA
- a CDS encoding DUF2007 domain-containing protein, with amino-acid sequence MRSVYEAANLIDAHLVRQALEAEGIPAFVRGEALTGGIGELGVFGLLGVMVPEAAWPQARDIVIALRLGETQPLAEDDDLPGAQPA; translated from the coding sequence ATGCGCAGCGTGTACGAGGCCGCCAATCTGATCGACGCCCACCTGGTGCGGCAGGCGCTGGAAGCCGAGGGCATTCCCGCGTTCGTGCGCGGCGAGGCGCTGACCGGCGGCATCGGCGAACTGGGCGTGTTCGGGCTGCTCGGGGTGATGGTGCCCGAGGCCGCCTGGCCGCAGGCGCGCGACATCGTGATCGCGCTGCGCCTGGGCGAAACGCAGCCGCTGGCGGAAGACGACGACCTGCCGGGCGCGCAGCCCGCATGA
- a CDS encoding DMT family transporter has protein sequence MSAVHPQRAASLELLAGAAIIGSNGIMVRMAGMPPTAVAFWRMLLAGILLAALVSARHGWQRLPRKAWLWLMVPIPAFAADLWLWHKSILLVGPGLSTLLANAQVFFMALAGMFLFGERLGPRFIAGVLLAFFGLWLILGADWATLPAQYRWGVWMGLGAGVGYAAYNVGIKRSQAEAGVGRARVPVEQVLCLAAFGSALCLGAAGWAEGEAFRPPSLHAWGVLLALAAIGHCLSWVLISRAMGSLPVALAGLLLLAQPIVAYLLDVVLLDMPVSSRQWLGLAVSLAGIFVAGMKSKEAVAAQEA, from the coding sequence ATGAGCGCCGTTCATCCGCAGCGCGCCGCCAGCCTGGAACTGCTGGCCGGCGCGGCGATCATCGGCAGCAACGGCATCATGGTGCGGATGGCGGGCATGCCGCCGACCGCGGTGGCGTTCTGGCGGATGCTGCTGGCCGGCATTCTGCTGGCGGCGCTGGTGAGCGCGCGCCACGGCTGGCAGCGGCTGCCGCGCAAGGCGTGGCTGTGGCTGATGGTGCCGATCCCGGCCTTCGCCGCCGACCTGTGGCTGTGGCACAAGAGCATCCTGCTGGTCGGGCCGGGCCTGTCCACGCTGCTGGCGAATGCGCAGGTGTTCTTCATGGCGCTGGCCGGGATGTTCCTGTTCGGCGAGCGGCTGGGGCCGCGCTTCATCGCCGGCGTGCTGCTGGCGTTCTTCGGGCTGTGGCTGATCCTGGGCGCGGACTGGGCGACGCTGCCCGCGCAGTACCGCTGGGGCGTGTGGATGGGGCTGGGTGCGGGCGTGGGCTATGCCGCCTACAACGTCGGCATCAAGCGTTCGCAGGCCGAGGCCGGCGTCGGCCGCGCGCGGGTGCCGGTGGAGCAGGTGCTGTGCCTGGCCGCGTTCGGCAGCGCGCTGTGCCTGGGCGCGGCGGGCTGGGCCGAGGGCGAGGCGTTCCGGCCGCCGTCGCTGCACGCCTGGGGCGTGCTGCTGGCGCTGGCGGCGATCGGCCATTGCCTGAGCTGGGTGCTGATCTCGCGGGCGATGGGTTCGCTGCCGGTGGCGCTGGCCGGCCTGCTGCTGCTCGCGCAGCCGATCGTCGCCTATCTGCTGGACGTGGTGCTGCTGGACATGCCGGTGTCGTCGCGCCAGTGGCTGGGGCTGGCGGTCAGCCTGGCGGGGATCTTCGTGGCCGGGATGAAGTCGAAGGAAGCGGTGGCCGCGCAGGAGGCGTGA
- the oxyR gene encoding DNA-binding transcriptional regulator OxyR, with protein MNLRDLKYLVALADLRHFGKAAEACFVSQPTLSTQIRKLEEELGVTLIERAPRKVMLTAAGQDVVQRARRIVAEVDEMKEAARRSRDPESGTLRLGVFPTLGPYLLPHVVPQLRERFPQLELRLVEEKSDVLLQRLREGKLDAALLALPIHDDQLHTEFLFEEPFLLAVPETHPLARRDALALAELSNQQLLLLEDGHCLREQALDVCRLSGADEKPEFRATSLETLRQMVAADVGITLLPTLAVKPPVARSDNIHLLGFTDSHPSRRIAMLWRKSSAMHGFLLSLAEVFKQLPQDLFSPLPDADTRGKRKPHTTANPA; from the coding sequence GTGAACCTGCGCGATCTCAAATATCTCGTCGCACTGGCCGACCTGCGCCACTTCGGCAAGGCGGCGGAAGCCTGCTTCGTCAGCCAGCCCACGCTCTCCACGCAGATCCGCAAGCTGGAGGAGGAACTCGGCGTCACCCTGATCGAGCGCGCGCCGCGCAAAGTGATGCTGACTGCGGCCGGGCAGGACGTGGTGCAGCGCGCGCGCCGCATCGTGGCCGAGGTCGACGAGATGAAGGAAGCCGCGCGCCGCAGCCGCGACCCGGAATCCGGCACGCTGCGGCTGGGCGTGTTCCCCACCCTCGGGCCGTACCTGCTGCCACACGTGGTGCCGCAGCTGCGCGAGCGGTTCCCGCAGCTGGAACTGCGGCTGGTCGAGGAAAAGAGCGACGTGCTGCTGCAGCGACTGCGCGAAGGCAAGCTCGATGCCGCCCTGCTGGCGCTGCCGATCCACGACGACCAGCTGCACACCGAGTTCCTGTTCGAGGAACCGTTCCTGCTGGCGGTGCCGGAAACCCATCCGCTGGCGCGGCGCGACGCGCTGGCGCTGGCCGAGCTGTCGAACCAGCAGCTGCTGCTGCTCGAAGACGGCCACTGCCTGCGCGAACAGGCGCTGGACGTGTGCCGGCTGTCCGGCGCCGACGAGAAGCCGGAGTTCCGCGCCACCAGCCTGGAAACCCTGCGCCAGATGGTCGCGGCCGACGTCGGCATCACCCTGCTGCCGACGCTGGCGGTGAAGCCGCCGGTGGCGCGCTCCGACAACATCCACCTGCTCGGCTTCACCGACTCGCATCCGAGCCGCCGCATCGCCATGCTGTGGCGCAAGAGCTCGGCGATGCACGGGTTCCTGCTGTCGCTGGCCGAGGTGTTCAAGCAGCTGCCGCAGGACCTGTTCTCGCCGCTGCCGGATGCCGATACGCGCGGCAAGCGCAAACCACACACAACGGCCAACCCCGCCTGA
- a CDS encoding VOC family protein: MATRPFDVRRLDHVVLRVRDLDRSEAFYRDVLGCAVARRRDDLGLRHLRAGASMIDLVAVDGTLGQRGGAAAGTEGRNLDHLCLRIEPFDEAAIVAHLAAHGLAPLGPASSNFGAEGDGPSLYFDDPDGNAVELKGPSA, encoded by the coding sequence ATGGCGACGCGGCCGTTCGACGTGCGGCGCCTCGACCACGTGGTGCTGCGCGTGCGCGACCTCGACCGCAGCGAAGCGTTCTATCGCGACGTGCTGGGCTGTGCGGTCGCGCGCCGCCGCGACGACCTCGGCCTGCGCCACCTGCGCGCGGGCGCCTCGATGATCGACCTGGTCGCGGTGGACGGGACACTCGGCCAGCGCGGCGGTGCGGCGGCGGGCACGGAAGGCCGCAACCTCGACCACCTGTGCCTGCGCATCGAGCCGTTCGACGAGGCCGCCATCGTCGCCCACCTTGCGGCGCACGGACTTGCGCCGCTCGGCCCGGCGAGCTCCAACTTCGGCGCGGAGGGCGACGGCCCTTCGCTCTACTTCGACGATCCCGACGGCAACGCCGTCGAACTCAAGGGCCCCTCCGCGTGA